The following DNA comes from Candidatus Microthrix parvicella Bio17-1.
CGAGATCTCGACCGAGCCTGGTAGCGACCTGGACCTTGAAGGTGTCTCCGAAGAGATGGACGCCCGCAACTGGGCGTTGGATCGTCAGCAGGGTGGGCTGCACGTCATGCTGTCACCTGGGCACGATCGGGTGATCGACGCGTTCGCCGAGGACCTGGCCGCATCGGTCGCCGCGGGACGCACCGGCGCAGGTGCCAATGCGGTCTACGGCTCGGTAGTGTGAGCAACTCCACCACGTGAGGGACCCCCATGAGTAACGACATCCCCCAGATCTCGGTCGACGAGTTGCAGGCCGACCTTGAAGCCGAGGTGCCGTTGATCGACGTGCGCGAACGAGACGAATACGAGCTCGCCCATGTACCCGGCGCCATTTTGGTGCCGCTGACCCAGTTGCCCGAACGGTTGGGGGCCATCCCCACCGAGGAGCCGGTCAACCTCATCTGTCGGAGCGGCGCACGCAGCCAACGGGCGGCCCAGTTTCTGATCGGCCAGGGTTACCTGCC
Coding sequences within:
- a CDS encoding rhodanese-like domain-containing protein yields the protein MSNDIPQISVDELQADLEAEVPLIDVRERDEYELAHVPGAILVPLTQLPERLGAIPTEEPVNLICRSGARSQRAAQFLIGQGYLPRNVTGGTDAWINVGFRVETGPPSA